Genomic window (Spirosoma sp. KCTC 42546):
TTACCGGGCCCAGGGAGCCAATAGCGGCTGGATCGAAGTTACCCGAGCCGATACGGTTGCGAACGTAATTGAAGGAAAGTTTGAGCTAACGCTAACCTCGCAGGAGGCCAAAACGGTTCAATTTCGGAACGGCAGTTTCACCCTCCCCCTACAGAAATAAATCGAACGTTTGTGAGTAGGCTGGTTTCTCTTCGAGATTTGACTTATCAACAGTTGGTGTAGTACAGTTATTTTTCAACGCAAAGGCGCAAAGACTGACGCAACAGACGCAATGAAATACTCTTGGCGTTGGTTGCGTCATTTTGTTGCGACTTTGCGTTAAAAAAATAGCGCATACTGATAAACGAATGAAACTACACAGGTTTAAACTAGGCCAACCTCTTCTTAATATCTATATTCACGTATTGCTTCTTGCGGCTGGCTGCGTCATTCCATTTCGGTCATTCAGCCAGTCCGGATTCTCGAAACCGCTTGCCTTTCCTGGGGCCGAAGGTTTCGGCAAGTACACAACCGGCGGTCGGGGTGGGCAGGTGCTGGTTGTTCGAAACCTGGACGATAGCGGCCCCGGAAGTTTTCGGGAAGCGGTTACAACCCGAGGACCACGCATCGTTGTCTTTGCCGTATCCGGCACGATCGCGCTCCAATCGAAAATCCTCATCCGGCAGGGCAACCTGACCATTGCAGGCCAGTCGGCACCGGGCGATGGCATCTGCTTGAAAAACTACAACCTTAGCATCGAAGCCAACAACGTCATTATCCGCTACCTACGCTTCCGATTGGGTGATGAAGCGAAGCAGCAGGACGACGCCATTACGGGACTTCGGCAGAAGAAAATCATGATCGACCATTGCTCCATGAGTTGGGCAACGGACGAATGTGCGTCGTTTTACGACAACGAGAATTTCACCATGCAGTGGTGCCTGATCTCCGAGAGTTTGAACAAGTCTGTCCACGAAAAAGGCGCGCACGGCTACGGTGGCATCTGGGGTGGTCTGGGTGCTTCGTTTCACCATAACCTGATCGCTCACCAAAACAGCCGAATGCCCCGCTTCTGTGGGTCACGTTACCACAAGCAGCCCCAGCGCGAACTCGTTGATTTCCGAAACAATGTTATTTACAACTGGGGAATCAACAATGTATACGGGGGCGAAAAAGGCAACCACAATCTGGTCAACAACTATTACAAGCGCGGCCCCGCAACACCGCTCAACCTGCAAAGCCGGATTGTAAACCCATCGAAACCCTACGGTCAATTTTACGTATCCGGCAATTTTGTCGTAGGCGATTCAGTGATCAGCCGCAACAATCTCGATGGAGGAATCCAATGCGATGAGCCCGATTCAGCCATTGCCACACAGCCATTTCTGGTCGAAAGCATTGCCGAACAAACCGCACAGCAAGCCTTTGAACAAGTGCTAAACAAAGCCGGAGCCAGTTACCGGCGCGACGCCACCGATGTTCGGATCGCCAATGACGTTCGCGCGGGAACAGCTTCCTTTGGTCTACAGAAAAAAGGAATTATTGACTCCCAAAAAGATGTAGGCGGCTGGGTTACCCTCAAGCAGGAGCCTGCCCCCACCGACACTGACGCCGATGGCATGCCCGACAACTGGGAAACCAACCACGGTCTTGACCCAACTAGTCCGTCGGATGCCAGTCAGTTTAAGCTCGACGAGCACTACACGAATGTTGAGGTTTATCTGAATAGTTTAGTTTTATAGTCGGTGACGCCTGAATAACACGAACGAAGACGTTTGCCCTTTCCAGGCGCTGATGTTCTCGCTTGGCTTCGCCGAGTGAGGACTATTGTTTTAACGGCCTCTGGCCGGTGTTATATGGCAAAAACGGGCCAGAGGCCCTTGAAGGAATAGTCCTCACTCGGCAGAGCCAAGCGAGAACATCAGATAGCTGGAATCCATGCCTCTAGCGAAGCCCCTTTATGTATAAAATACAATATTACTTTTATCTAGTTTATCTCCGAATTCAGTTCTTACGGTCAACACTCATCCAATAATTATAGGAATCACGAGTTAGTTCATAGTTTGGCAACGTTCCCGGTAACGATTGCATAGAAAAAAGCAATAAATTATTTGTTAAGTTTAACTAATAAGAGGAATTTAATAGATGAAAGGTCCGACAACTGATAGATAAGCGTAACAGCTATCCTTCCTAAAATACAATATTCCTTTTAGGTAGAAGTCGTTCTATTAGTTGTCCGAAAAGCCTTCATAAGTTAAAACTCTATACGTTTTTACCGTGAACTATAAATCGCTCCCCGACGAAATGTTGCTACTCTATTTACGGACAGGAGATCAGCAGGCTTTTCGAGAGATTTACCAGCGTTACTGGAAAAAACTGTATGCCATTGCCAGGCATAAGATCCAATCCCTGGATGTAGTTGAAGAACTGGTGCAGGACATTTTCCTCAAATTATGGGAGCGTCGCGACTCGCTACGGGTCGATAAGTTGGATGCCTATCTGGCTACCGCTGTCCGGTATGCGATTATCAATCACGTCAAATCAACACTGGTTCACGAAAAATACGCCGACTATGCCTACGCACATTTTACCGAAGCGTCGTACGCAACCGAAGAACAGCTCGATCTGGCCGAGTTAATGCAGGCCGTTGAACAGCAATTGAACGACCTTCCCGAAAAAACCCGCCAGATATTCCGCCTGAATCGCCTTGAATATCAGTCCGTCAAAGAAATTTCTTCCCAGCTAAAAGTTCCCGAACGAACGGTTGAGTATCACCTGAGTCAGGCCATCAAATCCCTCCGCATCTATCTTCGCGACTACCTGTTAGCCGGCTTTTTGATAGGGTTATTTCTCTGATTTTTGTGGTGTCAGAGGCTTACATCTACAATATTTTCATATCTCTACTGATGTCTAAGGACGTCAACTATTTTTTTGTGATGTCAGATGCTTACATCTGACATGTTAGGTTTCTCAAAACCTACTCTAATTCATTAGGTTTTGAGAAACCTCATAGCATCGGTTAAAAGTAACCGACGCCACAAAACAGTTGGCGCATGTTTCCCCTCAATACGTACCATTCCAAACCCACAAATAAAACTTTATCAAGAATTTGTATCCCCAGCCAGTAATAACAGTATATTTTTCAAAGAATTAATAAGATTGATTGCGGTTAGCTGTACAGCTCACTGACTTAGGTAGTAGAAACCATTGCTACTGCGTCATGAGCCGAAAATCATTCGGATTACTCTTACAGAAATACCTGCGGGGGGAATGTACACCTGAAGAAAAATCATTTGTTGAACACTGGTATGGCTTGCTCG
Coding sequences:
- a CDS encoding RNA polymerase sigma factor, with translation MNYKSLPDEMLLLYLRTGDQQAFREIYQRYWKKLYAIARHKIQSLDVVEELVQDIFLKLWERRDSLRVDKLDAYLATAVRYAIINHVKSTLVHEKYADYAYAHFTEASYATEEQLDLAELMQAVEQQLNDLPEKTRQIFRLNRLEYQSVKEISSQLKVPERTVEYHLSQAIKSLRIYLRDYLLAGFLIGLFL
- a CDS encoding polysaccharide lyase family 1 protein produces the protein MKLHRFKLGQPLLNIYIHVLLLAAGCVIPFRSFSQSGFSKPLAFPGAEGFGKYTTGGRGGQVLVVRNLDDSGPGSFREAVTTRGPRIVVFAVSGTIALQSKILIRQGNLTIAGQSAPGDGICLKNYNLSIEANNVIIRYLRFRLGDEAKQQDDAITGLRQKKIMIDHCSMSWATDECASFYDNENFTMQWCLISESLNKSVHEKGAHGYGGIWGGLGASFHHNLIAHQNSRMPRFCGSRYHKQPQRELVDFRNNVIYNWGINNVYGGEKGNHNLVNNYYKRGPATPLNLQSRIVNPSKPYGQFYVSGNFVVGDSVISRNNLDGGIQCDEPDSAIATQPFLVESIAEQTAQQAFEQVLNKAGASYRRDATDVRIANDVRAGTASFGLQKKGIIDSQKDVGGWVTLKQEPAPTDTDADGMPDNWETNHGLDPTSPSDASQFKLDEHYTNVEVYLNSLVL